The following coding sequences are from one Desulfosporosinus orientis DSM 765 window:
- a CDS encoding polysaccharide deacetylase family protein, with the protein MRIYVLYRRKLFLTFLFLLVIGIVLTTTQHFLTVPSLVRTPGTYYMANTQENIVALTFDDGPDPIDTPEVLNILKEKDVHATFFILGDAGQLYTDLLKRIAKDGHEIGNHGFNHDYQQIHLVEEINKTDNIVFSATGSHTLYYRPPGGLVSQTQLATIKQHGHIVALWSVDSKDWMNPGVKPIQNNVLKNVFPGSIILMHDGGYQRTQTVKSLGPIIDELKARGYRFATLSELRALDSETK; encoded by the coding sequence ATGCGCATCTACGTTTTATATCGCCGCAAACTGTTTCTGACCTTTTTGTTTTTGCTTGTGATAGGGATCGTACTGACAACAACACAGCATTTCTTAACGGTTCCATCCTTGGTTCGAACTCCCGGGACTTATTATATGGCAAATACCCAGGAAAACATTGTAGCTTTAACCTTTGACGATGGACCTGACCCTATTGATACACCGGAAGTATTAAATATCCTTAAGGAAAAGGACGTGCATGCCACATTTTTCATTTTAGGGGATGCGGGACAATTATACACTGATTTGTTAAAGCGCATAGCCAAAGATGGCCATGAAATTGGAAATCATGGTTTTAACCATGATTATCAGCAAATACATTTAGTTGAAGAAATCAATAAAACCGACAACATTGTCTTTTCTGCAACAGGTTCCCATACCCTGTATTATCGTCCACCAGGAGGGTTGGTGAGTCAAACCCAACTGGCAACAATTAAACAGCATGGCCATATTGTCGCACTTTGGAGTGTCGACAGTAAAGATTGGATGAACCCCGGTGTCAAACCAATACAAAACAATGTTCTAAAAAATGTCTTTCCGGGATCAATTATTCTTATGCATGACGGTGGCTATCAACGCACTCAAACAGTTAAGTCTTTAGGTCCGATTATTGATGAATTAAAAGCTCGTGGTTATCGTTTCGCTACATTAAGTGAACTCAGAGCTCTGGATTCTGAAACGAAGTAG